The genomic DNA GTGCGTCGCAAGCGCAAGAAAGACGACGACGACGCGCCCGCCCCGGTCGCCGCCGCACCAGAGCCCGCCCCGGCCCCGGCGGCCCGTGTCGTCGGGCGCGCGTCCGCCCCTCCCGCCGCGCCGGCCGAGCCTGCGCGCGCGACGCCAGAGCCCGTGCGCGCTGCGGCCGAGCCCGCGCCTGCCAAGCCCGCGCCGGAGCCCGTGACGGTGCCTGCCACGGAGCCCAAGGCCAGCGCTCCTGCGGAGGCTGCGCCTGCGGCTCGTGAGGCAGACGTCCAGCCCGAGCCGGCGTCGGAGCCTGCGCAGCCTTCGGAAGCTGCCGCGCCGAAGGCCGAGCCCGCTGCGCCCGAGCCCGCTCCTCGCCCCGTGCCGCTCTCCGAGCTGCGCGCCGAGAGCGAGACGGTGGCAGTCAAGGTCCCCGCGCCCACCGCCGAGCAGCTGCGTGAGATGCGCGAAGAGCGCCCGTCGGTCGCGCCGGCGGACCCCTCCGAGCGCTTCGCGCACACGCATCTCCCGCCGGGAGTCACGCGTCGCGGGAACACGACGGCGGACCGCACGCTCACCGTGTCCGAGGAAAAGCGCCGCAAGATCGTGGCGCAGCATCAACAGACGCAGACCCAGACGCGCCGCAAGATCGTCAATCGGTCCAGCATCGGCCCCGCGGGTCGTCCGCCGGCGCGCCCGCAGCGCCGCCCGAAGGGTGGCCCCGCCGGCACGATCAAGCGCATGCGTCCCCTCGAGGCGACGGTGCCTGGCGCCCAGAAGCGCATCATCCGCATCGAGGACCAGGTCCAGCTCCAGACGCTCGCCCAGCGCATGAGCCTGAAGGCCACGGACGTGCTGATGGAGCTCATCCAGCAGGGCGTCACCAACGTGCACATCAACAGCACGCTGGACGCGGACACCGCCACGCTGCTCGCCTCCGTGTTCAACTACGAGGTCGAGAACGTGGCGCGCACCGAAGACGAGATCGTCGGTGACGCCCGCGGCGACTTCGAGAACCTCGAAGAGGACCGCCTGCTGCGCGCTCCGGTCGTGACCGTCATGGGCCACGTCGACCACGGTAAGACCTCGCTGCTGGACAAGATCCGCAACGCGTCGGTGGCTGCTGGCGAAGCGGGCGGCATCACGCAGCACATCGGGGCGTACCGCGTCGGCGTGCAGCTGGACGGAGAGACCCGCACCATCGTCTTCCTGGACACGCCGGGTCACGAGGCGTTCACCGCCATGCGCGCCCGTGGCGCGGACGCCACGGACGTCGTCATCCTCGTGGTGGCCGCGGACGACGGAATCATGCCGCAGACGCGTGAGGCGATCACCCACGCGAAGTCCGCTCAGGTCCCGATCGTGGTGGCACTCAACAAGTGCGACCGTGAGGACGCGCAGCCCGAGCGTGTGAAGCACGAGCTGGCTTCGCTGGGCCTCCAGCCGGAGGAGTGGGGTGGCGACACCATCTACGTCGAGACCAGCGCGCACACCGGTCTCGGCATCGAGAAGCTGCTCGAGTCCGTGCTGCTCCAGGCAGAGATCCTCGACCTGCAGTCGAACCCGAACATCCCCGCCGAGGGCGTCGTGCTCGAGGCCAAGCTCGACCGCGGTCGCGGGCCGGTGGCCAACGTGCTGGTGCGCGACGGAACGCTGAAGCCCGGCGACTACGTCGTCGCAGGTCAGGCCTGGGGCCGCGTACGCGCCATGATGGACGAGCGCGGCAGCGTGGTGAAGGTCGCTGGGCCCGCCACGCCCGTCGAGATCCTCGGTCTGCAGGACCTTCCGTCGGCTGGTGACATGATCTACCAGGTCAAGAACCAGAAGAAGGCCGCCGAGGTCGCCGAGTCCTACAAGAAGGCTGGCGGCAAGCCCGTCCAGGGCCCGATGTCCGGCGCGCGTGGGCTCGAAGAGTTCCAGAAGATGATGAACAGCGGCGACGTCGAGGAGCTGCGCTTGGTCGTGAAGGCCGACGTGCAGGGCTCGCTCGAGGCGCTCAAGAAGTCCTTGGCCGCGCTCAGCACCGAGAAGGTCAAGGTCAACATCATCCTGAGCGGCGTCGGTGGCATCACCGAGAACGACATCATGCTGGCGAGCGGCTCCAACGCGCTGGTGATCGGCTTCAATGTGCGCCCCCAGGGCAAGGGCACGGCCATCGCCAAGAAGGAGAACGTCGACGTCCGCAACTACTCGATCATCTACGAGGCGCTGGACGATGTGCGCGCGGCGATGCGCAAGCTTCTGGCCCCGACGTACATCGAGAAGGAGCTGGGCAAGGCGCAGGTGCGCATGGTCTTCAGCATCCCGAAGGCTGGCACCATCGCGGGCTCCATGGTCACCGACGGAAAGATCCTTCGCAGCGGCAAGGCGCGCCTGCTCCGCAATGGGGAGGTGCTCTTCCGTGGCGACGTCGCCTCGCTGCGTCGTCACAAGGACGACGTGAAGGAAGTCGGCACGGGTTTCGAGTGCGGAATCGGGCTGGCCGGCTTCAACGACATGGCCGAGGGCGACATCATCGAGGCCTACGAGCTGATCCAGGTCGAGGCGACCCTCTGAGCGTGCGCCGGCCCGAGGCTTTGCATCTCGGGCCGGAGCGCCACACCCTTTGAGACAAGGCGATGCCACGAGTCGAGCAGAAACGCAGTGTACGCGTGGCCGAGCGCGTCCGCGCCGAGGTGATGGACCTCCTGCTCCGTGGCGCCATCCGCGACCCGCGCGTGCGGGACGTGTTGGTCTCCGAGGTGCGCGTGACGGACGATCTCGGGCACGCCCGCGTGTACGTGCGCACGCTGCAGCCCGCGGACACGGCCCGGCGCGCCGCCGTCGTGAAGGGGCTGGAGCACGCTGCGGGCTACATCCGACGCGAGGTGGGGGCCAAGCTGGGGCTGCGGTACACGCCCGCGTTTCAGTTCTTCTGGGACGAGGTCGTCGACTCGGCGCTGCAGATAGAGACCGTGCTGGCGGAGATTCGCGCGGACGCCGAGCAGGATCAGGCACGGGCCGTCGCAGGCGGCGCGGACGCTGACGAGCACGATGCTCCGACCGACGACGACGGCGAGGGGGACGCGTGAAGGGCATCGACGAGGCGGTGCGGCAGGTCCGTGAGGGCCAGCGCTTCCTCGTGGCCTGCCATCGCCGCCCGGACGCGGACGCGTTCGGCAGCGCCGTGGGGTTCTCGGCCGTGCTGCAGCAGCTGGGCAAGGACGTGACCCTCTACGTCCCGGACGAGCTGTCCGTCACGCTGCACTACCTGGTGGGCCTCGTGCCGCACGTGCGGGAGCTGCCCGAGGGGGCCACGTTCGACGCTTGCTGGGTGATGGACACGGCTGCAAAGTCGCTCCTGCCGGACGGCCTGCCAGACCGCAGCGTGCGCGGCCCGCTGATCGTGGTGGATCACCACGCGGCCCACGACGACGTGGGCGACCTCAAGCTGCGCGACACGGACGCGTGTTCCACGGGTGAGGTCATCGCCACGCTGGCGCGCAAGCTGGGCGTGTGGCCGCTGCCTCGCGCCGCCGCTTCTCCGCTCTACGCGGCCATCGTGGCGGACACCGGGGGCTTCCGCTACCCCGCGACGAAGCCGTGCACGCTGCGCCTCGGGGCAGAGCTGCTGGAGGCGGGAGCCGACCCCTGGGAGGCCGCGTACGAGCTCTTCGAGGGCTGGGAGGAGGCCCGCATGAAGCTGTTGGCCTCCATACTGGACACCCTCGAGCTGACCGAGTGCGGACGCGTGGCGGTGCTGCGTGTGACGCGCGCGATGCTGGCCGAGGTGGGCGCCAACGACGACATGGTCGAGGGCATGGTGAACTACGGCCGCATGCTGCGCGGTGTGGAGGTGGCTGCGCTGCTCTGGGAGTGGCCCCGCACGCCTGGTGCCGACGGCGCGGTCGACGACGGGTACGACACGAAGATCAGCCTGCGCTCTCGCGGCAGCGCAGACATCAGCCTGATCGCCGTGGCCCTGGGCGGCGGCGGGCATCGCAACGCGGCTGGGGCCCAGTGCAGCGAGGACCTCGAGACGGTGCGGGTTCGGGTGCTGCGCGAGGCCGTCGCGCTGCTCGGACCTTGTGCGCGTGGCTGAGCGGGCATGAGCAAAAAGCCAAGGCCCCCCAAGACGTCCCCCGTGAACGGGCTCCTGGTGGTCGACAAGCCTGTGGGTCCCACGTCGCACGACGTGGTGCAGTGGGCGCGGCGCGTGCTCGGGACGTCCCAAGTGGGGCACACCGGCACGCTGGATCCCATGGCCACGGGCGTGCTGGTGCTCGGGGTGGGGCAGGGCACCAAGCTGATGGCGCACCTGGGCGCGGAGGACAAGCGCTACGAGGCCGTGCTGCGCTTGGGGCGCGGCACGTCCACGCTCGACGCCGAGGGCGAAGTGACCGCGCGTGCTCCCGTTCCCGCTGGTCTCGACCTCGCGCGCGTGCGGGAAGTGGCGGCAGGGTTCGTGGGCGAGCACTCCCAGCAAGCCCCCGCGGTGAGCGCGATCAAGATCGGCGGTCGGGCCCTGCACGAGCGGGCGCGTGCCGGTGAGGTGGTGGACGCCCCGTTTCGCGACGTGGTGTGTCACGCGCTCGAGGTGCGGGACGTCGCGCAGGTCGCGGACGACCCGGATGGCGCCGTGGACGTCTCGCTCGCGCTGCACACGGGCAAGGGCTACTACGTGCGCTCGCTGGGCCGTGACCTGGCGCGCGCGCTGGGCACGGAGGGGCACCTCGTGGCGCTGCGGCGCACCCGCAATGGTCACTTCGACGCCGACATGGCGCTCGACGGGCGCTTGCTGGCGGGCATGCACGACGACGCCTGCCGCGCAGCCACACGGGCGGCGCTGTTGCCCCTCCCGCGCGCCGTCGCGTCGCTGGGCACGCTGCAGGTCGACGAGCACGCCGTCTTGGAGTTGCGCTTCGGGCGCGCCCTGCCGCTCGACGCGCTCGCGCCCGTCCGGTCGTGGGACGAGGTCCCGGCTGGGCCCGTGTTCGCGCTGTTGGGCCCCGACGGCCAGTTGGTCGCCCTCGTCGAGCGACGGGACGAGCGGCTGCACGTCGTGCGAGGCTTCCCGCCGAGCCCCCCGGAGACCCCATGGAACACGTCGAGTACTTGATCGTAGGCGCCGGTATGAGCGGTCTGGCCGTGGCCGACCGCTTGGGGCGCGAGCGCAGCTACCTGGTGCTCGAGGCCGACGGTGAGGTCGGGGGTTACTGCAAGACCGTCCGGCAGGATGGCTTCGTGTGGGACTACTCCGGCCACTTCTTCCACTTTCGTCACCCCGCCATCGAGGCCGAGCTGACGGCCCGCATGCGCGAGCAGCGCATCCTCAAGGTGGTCAAGGACAGCCGCATCTACTACGCGGGCGAGATGGTGGACTTCCCGTTCCAGAAGAACATCCACCAGCTCCCACGTGACGAGTTCCTCGAGTGCCTGCACGACCTGTACTTTCGCAAGGACGCGGCCCCCACCAACTTCCTCGAGATGCTCTACGCCAAGTTCGGGCGCGGCATCTCGGAGAAGTTCCTCATCCCCTACAACGAGAAGCTCTACGCGACCGACCTCGGGACCCTGGACGTCGACGCGATGGGGCGCTTCTTCCCGCACGCCTCGCTCGACGAGATCATCGCTGGCTTCTTGAAGCGCGACAACGACAGCTACAACGCGACCTTCACGTATCCCGAGGGTGGGGCCATCCAGTACGTGCACGCGCTGATGAGCGGCGTCGACGAGGCGCGCGTGGCGTTGAACGAGCGGTTGATCTCCATCGATCTGGAGGAGCGTATCGCTACGACCAGCAAGCGCCGCATCCGCTTCGAGCAGCTGGTCAGCTCGGCGCCGTTCGATGTGCTGCTGCGCGCCGCCGCCGTGCCCTTCGATGCGAGCGTGTACTCGTGCAACAAGGTGGAGGTGTGGAACCTGGGCTTCGACCGCAAGGGGCCCGAGGCGTACCACTGGGTGTACTTCCCACAGCGCGACGTGTCGTTCTACCGCGTGGGCTTCTACGACAACATCTTCGGGTCGGACCGCATGTCGCTCTACGTCGAGCGTGGGCGCAAGACGGACGAGGTCGTGGACGACGCCATAGCGGAGGAGAGCCTCGCGACGGTGCTGGCCGACCTCGCGCGCGTGGGGTTCGTGACCGATCACCAGCTGGTGTCGAAGCACCACGTCGTCATGAACCCCGCGTACGTACACATCACGGTCGACTCGCTGCGCGACGTCGCCGAGAAGAAGGCGCTGCTACGCCAGCACGGGGTGCACAGCATCGGGCGCTACGGCTCGTGGACGTACTGCTCCATCGAGGACAACATCGTGGAGGCGCGCGCGCTGGTGGACGAGCTGGTCGGCGGGTGACACGCAGCCTGCCTTGGTGCGGCGCCCGAGCTCCACGTGTCGGCTGGCCCTGGCGCCTGCGCGGCTCTCCGGCGAGTCAGCGCGTGGGGGCGGAGTTGCACAGGCCGCGCGTGTCCCGCTACGTTGACCCCATGCGTCGCCTGACCGAGCTCATCTGACGTCTTCCCAAGCGGGCGGGGCTCACCCTCGCTTCACTCCTGCTGTTCGTCGACCTCCTCGACGAGACGGCCGGGGTGACGTTCGTCGCCGTGCCCGAGCTGGAGCGCGACCTCGGGATGTCCACCAGCACGGCTCTGCTGCTGCTGTTCACGCTGCCTGGCGCAGTCGCGAGCCTCGCGGAGCCTCCGCTGCTCCTCTGGGCCGACCGCCACCCGCGCCTGCGAAGGCGGCTCGTGACGGGTGGGCTCGCGCTGATGGGCGCGGGGCTCGGGCTGGCCGCGATCGCTCCGACACCATGGGCGCTGGGGCTCGCGATGACGCTCATGTTCATCGGCAACGGGCTGGGCGTGAACCTGGCGCAGGCCACGCTCATGGACCTCTGGCCCGCGCGCCGGGAGCAGCTCATGACGCGCTGGGTGCTGATGGGCACGCTCGGGGACGTCTGCGCCCCGCTGCTGTTGGCGGTCATCGCGCTCTTGGGTGGCGGCTGGCGCGTTGCGCTCGGCTGCGTGGCAGGCATGTGCATGGTGCACGCGCTGTGGTTGGCCTCCCGGCCGTTCGAGGCGCCCACGGACGCGGTCGCTCACCCGCGCGGTGAGCCCCTCGATGAAGCGCGCCACGGTGAGGGGGATGGGGGCCACGACGACGACCTGTCGATGATCGACGTGCTGCGCATGGGGCTCCGGAACCGCGCGTTGCTCCCTTGGCTGTGTGCGGTGGCGATGTGTGGTCTGCTCGACGAAGTCT from Sandaracinaceae bacterium includes the following:
- the infB gene encoding translation initiation factor IF-2, which codes for MRVYEVARELGIDNKELMRRIATLGIPVSNHMSVLEQFQVEQIKRAVEKENAGNVVEERIRPTVVRRKRKKDDDDAPAPVAAAPEPAPAPAARVVGRASAPPAAPAEPARATPEPVRAAAEPAPAKPAPEPVTVPATEPKASAPAEAAPAAREADVQPEPASEPAQPSEAAAPKAEPAAPEPAPRPVPLSELRAESETVAVKVPAPTAEQLREMREERPSVAPADPSERFAHTHLPPGVTRRGNTTADRTLTVSEEKRRKIVAQHQQTQTQTRRKIVNRSSIGPAGRPPARPQRRPKGGPAGTIKRMRPLEATVPGAQKRIIRIEDQVQLQTLAQRMSLKATDVLMELIQQGVTNVHINSTLDADTATLLASVFNYEVENVARTEDEIVGDARGDFENLEEDRLLRAPVVTVMGHVDHGKTSLLDKIRNASVAAGEAGGITQHIGAYRVGVQLDGETRTIVFLDTPGHEAFTAMRARGADATDVVILVVAADDGIMPQTREAITHAKSAQVPIVVALNKCDREDAQPERVKHELASLGLQPEEWGGDTIYVETSAHTGLGIEKLLESVLLQAEILDLQSNPNIPAEGVVLEAKLDRGRGPVANVLVRDGTLKPGDYVVAGQAWGRVRAMMDERGSVVKVAGPATPVEILGLQDLPSAGDMIYQVKNQKKAAEVAESYKKAGGKPVQGPMSGARGLEEFQKMMNSGDVEELRLVVKADVQGSLEALKKSLAALSTEKVKVNIILSGVGGITENDIMLASGSNALVIGFNVRPQGKGTAIAKKENVDVRNYSIIYEALDDVRAAMRKLLAPTYIEKELGKAQVRMVFSIPKAGTIAGSMVTDGKILRSGKARLLRNGEVLFRGDVASLRRHKDDVKEVGTGFECGIGLAGFNDMAEGDIIEAYELIQVEATL
- the rbfA gene encoding 30S ribosome-binding factor RbfA, producing MAERVRAEVMDLLLRGAIRDPRVRDVLVSEVRVTDDLGHARVYVRTLQPADTARRAAVVKGLEHAAGYIRREVGAKLGLRYTPAFQFFWDEVVDSALQIETVLAEIRADAEQDQARAVAGGADADEHDAPTDDDGEGDA
- a CDS encoding DHH family phosphoesterase, with translation MKGIDEAVRQVREGQRFLVACHRRPDADAFGSAVGFSAVLQQLGKDVTLYVPDELSVTLHYLVGLVPHVRELPEGATFDACWVMDTAAKSLLPDGLPDRSVRGPLIVVDHHAAHDDVGDLKLRDTDACSTGEVIATLARKLGVWPLPRAAASPLYAAIVADTGGFRYPATKPCTLRLGAELLEAGADPWEAAYELFEGWEEARMKLLASILDTLELTECGRVAVLRVTRAMLAEVGANDDMVEGMVNYGRMLRGVEVAALLWEWPRTPGADGAVDDGYDTKISLRSRGSADISLIAVALGGGGHRNAAGAQCSEDLETVRVRVLREAVALLGPCARG
- the truB gene encoding tRNA pseudouridine(55) synthase TruB translates to MSKKPRPPKTSPVNGLLVVDKPVGPTSHDVVQWARRVLGTSQVGHTGTLDPMATGVLVLGVGQGTKLMAHLGAEDKRYEAVLRLGRGTSTLDAEGEVTARAPVPAGLDLARVREVAAGFVGEHSQQAPAVSAIKIGGRALHERARAGEVVDAPFRDVVCHALEVRDVAQVADDPDGAVDVSLALHTGKGYYVRSLGRDLARALGTEGHLVALRRTRNGHFDADMALDGRLLAGMHDDACRAATRAALLPLPRAVASLGTLQVDEHAVLELRFGRALPLDALAPVRSWDEVPAGPVFALLGPDGQLVALVERRDERLHVVRGFPPSPPETPWNTSST
- a CDS encoding FAD-dependent oxidoreductase, translating into MEHVEYLIVGAGMSGLAVADRLGRERSYLVLEADGEVGGYCKTVRQDGFVWDYSGHFFHFRHPAIEAELTARMREQRILKVVKDSRIYYAGEMVDFPFQKNIHQLPRDEFLECLHDLYFRKDAAPTNFLEMLYAKFGRGISEKFLIPYNEKLYATDLGTLDVDAMGRFFPHASLDEIIAGFLKRDNDSYNATFTYPEGGAIQYVHALMSGVDEARVALNERLISIDLEERIATTSKRRIRFEQLVSSAPFDVLLRAAAVPFDASVYSCNKVEVWNLGFDRKGPEAYHWVYFPQRDVSFYRVGFYDNIFGSDRMSLYVERGRKTDEVVDDAIAEESLATVLADLARVGFVTDHQLVSKHHVVMNPAYVHITVDSLRDVAEKKALLRQHGVHSIGRYGSWTYCSIEDNIVEARALVDELVGG
- a CDS encoding MFS transporter, with the protein product MTFVAVPELERDLGMSTSTALLLLFTLPGAVASLAEPPLLLWADRHPRLRRRLVTGGLALMGAGLGLAAIAPTPWALGLAMTLMFIGNGLGVNLAQATLMDLWPARREQLMTRWVLMGTLGDVCAPLLLAVIALLGGGWRVALGCVAGMCMVHALWLASRPFEAPTDAVAHPRGEPLDEARHGEGDGGHDDDLSMIDVLRMGLRNRALLPWLCAVAMCGLLDEVFVAVASVWLEQAYHASLAQRGFVLGLATFGGVLGLVVLDRALARGVDPRRWLTFTAAASGVGLVVWLAAPTLAWSAAGLFLLEALVAQLYPLVQAQAFRAHDRAVVVEALQGLFAPIDFLLPLAIGFVADRVGVVSALLLLGLQTVGIVVIARRRALAPGP